CACGGTCGGCATCGTTGGCAGCGAGGCGAAGGCCGCGAAGGTCGTGCGCGATTATCGGCTTGACGCCGCCGTAAGCCGGAAAGGCGATCTGAGCGCGGCGCTCGCGAACGCCTGCCCATCCGGCATCGATGTCGATTTCGAGAACGTCGCGGGCCCCGTGCTCGACGCCGTGATGGAGCATATCAACCCAGGCGCACGGCTGGTTCTGTGCGGGATGATCTCGGCTTACGAATCTGACGGCGTGTGGCCTTCCAATGTCGTGCGCCCGCTGCTGATGAAGCGCGCGCGGCTCGAAGGCGTGCTGATCTCATCGTACTTCAACCGCTTGCCGGAAGGCGTCGAAGCCTTGGCAGGCTGGGTGAAGAGCGGCGAGATGCGTTGGGATGTCGATGTGCTGAACGGTATCGAACGCGCACCCGAAGCACTGCAACGCCTCCTGAGCGGCGCGAATATCGGCAAGCAATTGGTGCAGCTCGCGGCCGATCCGTGGGCCTAAAGCTTCACGCGCTCTTAGCGAACAGCGTGTCGAAGCCGTGCAGCGTGTCGCAATATTCACGGATGTTCTGGATCTTGCCGCCGTCGCAATCGAGCACCCAGCAATAGCGGTTCTGGTAGCGGCGGCCGTTGACATGACGGCCGTCCCCGAACGCCTCCACCGCGACCAAGCCATCATCGCTCTCGATCAGACGATGCGCCTTCAGCGAATAGCCGTGCGGGAACATGCCGGACAGCGCATGCACGGAAGCAGCGCGCGCTTTGATGCCGACACGGCCCGAGACGATCGGATCGTTGTCGTGCTGTACCGGGCCTTCGGGACCAGTCGTGCGCCGCCGTCCGCCATCGGCCCACCAGGTCGCGTCTTGTGCGCACAGGTTGAGCAAACGCGGCTCATCCATCGCCGCGATCGCGGCCATCAGATTGAGCCCCGCTTGGCCTGCCTCTGTGCGCGCCACGGGGGTCGGCGCGTTGAGCTCAGGTGACTCGCTGCGCCGATCGAGGTTCTTCCCGCCGAACACGTAGCCCGCGTGATTGGTGTCGAGATATTCGCGCACTTCCACGATCGCGCCGTCACGCACCTCGAACACGAAGGCGTAGCGGTTTTGATAGGGCTTCTCGCCGCGAAAGAGGCCGTCGCCCTCGACTTCGATGACGGCAAAATCGCCATCCGCGAAGGCGCGACGTGCGATCTGGCGCACGCCGCCAGGAAACGTCTCGCCGATACGCGACATCAGCTTGCACTTCAACGCCGCGTCCATCGCGCCGTGCAGTGGCCAAGGCCGATCATCGCCCGGATCGATGCCGAATTGACCGGCCGCACGATCGCGGCCGGTATCAACCCACCAAATCGCGCCGGGCGCAAAGAAGCCCTTCAACGCCTCGACATCGTTGCGGTCGAGCGCGGTGATGAAGCCAGAGGCGACCTCAAGCGTGGACGCCACGCTTACGCCGCCGCCTTGTTGCTCACGCCCGCAGCTTGCGCCCAGACTTCAAGATCGCGATCCAGCGATTTCGACGAGAACGGCAGCGCCATGACGAACTCCTTCACGCCTTCGCGACGCGCTTCTTCGATCTTTTTATGCAAATCGTCCGGCGTGCCGCCGTACGGAATGCCAAGCTTCAAGCGATAGTTCGGGTCGTTCTCACGGCCAGCCTTGCGCAATTCGGCGCGCAGCTTTTCGAGATGCGGCGCGAGCTCGTACTTGGCCCACCAGCCATACCAACCATCGCCAATCGTCGCCGAGCGACGCATCGCAGCTTCGGAATCGCCGCCAATGAGGAACGGCGGGCCGCCCGGCGTGTACGGCTTCGGCAACAGCACGACATTCTCGAATTTCACGAACTCGCCGTCGAACTTGGCGCGATCTTGCGTCCAAGCCGCTTTGATCGCGAGGATGTATTCGTCAAAGCGCTTGCCGCGCTTTTCGAACGGCACGCCGAGCGCTTCGTATTCTTCCTTCGACCAACCTGAGCCGACGCCGAACTCGAAGCGGCCTTGGCAGATGTGATCGAGCGTCAGCACTTCCTTGGCCGTCAGCAGCGCCGGGCGCTGCGGCAGGATCAGAACGCTTGTGGAGAAACGCAGCGTCTTGGTGACTTGCGCGGCGACAGCGATCGCGAGCAGCGGGTCATAGACGCCCATCTCCTCGCCCCACGGCGGCGAGCCATCTTCGGAATACGGATACTCGGATTGGTAGTCCGAAGCCGGGAAGAACACGACATGTTCGGGAAACCAGAGCGAGTCGAAACCCAATTCTTCGACGCGCTGCGCTGCGGCTTTCATAAACTCGATGTCGCGACGCTGCGAATTGCCGAAGGCTGCGGCCAAACCAAGGTTCACGGCTTCACTCCCATGTATTTATCAAGCGTTTGGTGGAAATGCCGGATGCGGCTTTCCTGATAATTCGCCAGCGTGATGCCCGGCTTGTGCGTGGCGCGCAGACCCTTTTGGATTCGGCGAAGATTTTCCGTGTCTTGATCGGCCACAAAGCCGGCGGAGCCTAGCTCCGGTGCGTCCGCCCAGCTCTGCTCTTCCGTCAGCCAATGCGGCGCGGCCGGCGGCGGATGCGAGCCGTCTTCGGCCTTCGCGAACAGCAGCATGATTTCCATCACGCTGCGTTCGGGATCGTTCTCGTACGGGCGGAAGCGATAGCAGATTGGCGCGCCATGACCGCCCCACGGCACGAGATTCGGGAAGAGCGAATATTGGATCACGTCCACGACTTCAGCATTCGACATGCCGCTCAAATCGCGCTTCGCCGATTTCGAGAGCTTTTCACGCGCGCTGTCGGCGAATTGATTGCGCACGTCGGCTTGGCTGCCGTGCTCGATCTTCGCCCGCGCGTGGAACGCCACGTCGCGCTGCATGTGTTTGATAGTCTTGTCCGTCTCGACCTCACCCGCTGACGGCGCGGGCATGGCTTCAACCGTGAGCATACGGTTGACGTGGCGTACGCCTGGGAAGATGTCGT
This is a stretch of genomic DNA from Vitreimonas flagellata. It encodes these proteins:
- a CDS encoding nuclear transport factor 2 family protein encodes the protein MASTLEVASGFITALDRNDVEALKGFFAPGAIWWVDTGRDRAAGQFGIDPGDDRPWPLHGAMDAALKCKLMSRIGETFPGGVRQIARRAFADGDFAVIEVEGDGLFRGEKPYQNRYAFVFEVRDGAIVEVREYLDTNHAGYVFGGKNLDRRSESPELNAPTPVARTEAGQAGLNLMAAIAAMDEPRLLNLCAQDATWWADGGRRRTTGPEGPVQHDNDPIVSGRVGIKARAASVHALSGMFPHGYSLKAHRLIESDDGLVAVEAFGDGRHVNGRRYQNRYCWVLDCDGGKIQNIREYCDTLHGFDTLFAKSA
- a CDS encoding LLM class F420-dependent oxidoreductase, which codes for MNLGLAAAFGNSQRRDIEFMKAAAQRVEELGFDSLWFPEHVVFFPASDYQSEYPYSEDGSPPWGEEMGVYDPLLAIAVAAQVTKTLRFSTSVLILPQRPALLTAKEVLTLDHICQGRFEFGVGSGWSKEEYEALGVPFEKRGKRFDEYILAIKAAWTQDRAKFDGEFVKFENVVLLPKPYTPGGPPFLIGGDSEAAMRRSATIGDGWYGWWAKYELAPHLEKLRAELRKAGRENDPNYRLKLGIPYGGTPDDLHKKIEEARREGVKEFVMALPFSSKSLDRDLEVWAQAAGVSNKAAA